A genomic segment from Asterias amurensis chromosome 6, ASM3211899v1 encodes:
- the LOC139938800 gene encoding echinoidin-like yields MAFFLRVTVMVLAVVGLTRAGCPPLWTEYRNNCYRFMGHEMSWTDAENHCRQFFTISGQGHLASVHSSDESGFLVQYSKSSLISALGKQVWLGMSDQSNEGTFSWSDGTAFDYEEWLPGQPDNAGSNEDCGELWFVGELEGTGWNDRPCSDHQSHVCKMPMPTVL; encoded by the coding sequence ATGGCTTTCTTTCTCCGAGTTACAGTAATGGTCCTGGCTGTGGTTGGGCTAACCAGGGCTGGATGTCCACCGCTATGGACTGAATATCGTAACAACTGCTACCGTTTCATGGGTCATGAAATGTCGTGGACCGATGCCGAAAACCACTGCCGGCAGTTCTTTACCATCAGCGGACAGGGCCATCTTGCGTCCGTGCACAGCTCTGACGAATCGGGTTTCCTGGTCCAGTATTCGAAATCTTCATTAATCTCTGCTTTGGGCAAACAAGTTTGGCTTGGGATGTCCGACCAATCAAATGAAGGCACTTTCAGCTGGAGTGACGGCACAGCGTTCGACTACGAGGAATGGCTTCCTGGACAACCGGATAATGCAGGCTCAAATGAAGATTGCGGTGAACTTTGGTTTGTTGGGGAGCTCGAGGGAACGGGCTGGAATGATCGCCCCTGCTCCGATCACCAATCACACGTCTGCAAGATGCCAATGCCAACTGTTCTTTGA
- the LOC139939133 gene encoding echinoidin-like, with the protein MLLCSCKRLKPITSMAFFLRVTVMVLAVIGLTRAGCPPLWTEYRNNCYRFMGHGMSWTDAENHCQQFFTISGQGHLASVHSSDESGFLSQYSKSSFISALDKQVWLGMSDQSNEGTFSWSDGTWFNYEEWLPGQPDNAGSNEDCGELWFVGGLHGTGWNDRPCSDHKSHVCKMPMPTVL; encoded by the coding sequence ATGTTATTGTGCTCCTGCAAACGGCTGAAACCTATAACCAGTATGGCTTTCTTTCTCCGAGTTACGGTGATGGTCCTGGCTGTGATTGGGCTGACCAGGGCTGGATGTCCACCGCTATGGACTGAATATCGTAACAACTGCTACCGTTTCATGGGTCATGGAATGTCGTGGACCGATGCCGAAAACCACTGCCAGCAGTTCTTTACCATCAGCGGACAGGGCCATCTTGCGTCCGTGCACAGCTCTGACGAATCGGGTTTCCTGAGCCAGTATTCGAAATCTTCATTCATCTCTGCCTTGGACAAGCAAGTTTGGCTTGGGATGTCCGACCAATCAAATGAAGGCACTTTCAGCTGGAGTGACGGCACATGGTTCAACTACGAGGAATGGCTTCCTGGACAACCGGATAATGCAGGCTCAAATGAAGATTGCGGTGAACTTTGGTTTGTTGGGGGGCTCCATGGAACCGGTTGGAATGATCGCCCCTGCTCCGATCACAAATCACACGTCTGCAAGATGCCAATGCCAACTGTTCTTTGA
- the LOC139939098 gene encoding echinoidin-like, with the protein MASFLRVTVMVLAVIGLTRAGCPPLWTEYRNNCYRFMGHEMSWTDAENHCRQFFTISGQGHLASVHSSDEADFLVQYSKSSFISAWGKQVWLGMSDQSNEGTFSWSDGTTFDYEEWFHGQPDNAGSNEDCGEIWFLGELEGTGWNDRPCSDHQSHVCKMPMPTVL; encoded by the coding sequence ATGGCTTCCTTTCTCCGAGTTACGGTAATGGTCCTGGCTGTAATTGGGCTGACCAGGGCTGGATGTCCACCGCTATGGACTGAATATCGTAACAACTGCTACCGTTTCATGGGTCATGAAATGTCGTGGACCGATGCCGAAAACCACTGCCGGCAGTTCTTTACCATCAGCGGACAGGGCCATCTTGCATCTGTGCACAGCTCTGACGAAGCGGATTTCCTGGTCCAGTATTCGAAATCTTCATTCATCTCTGCCTGGGGCAAACAAGTTTGGCTTGGGATGTCCGACCAATCAAATGAAGGCACTTTCAGCTGGAGTGACGGCACAACGTTCGACTACGAGGAATGGTTTCACGGACAACCTGATAATGCAGGCTCAAATGAAGATTGCGGTGAAATTTGGTTTCTTGGGGAGCTCGAGGGAACGGGCTGGAATGATCGCCCCTGCTCCGATCACCAATCACACGTCTGCAAGATGCCAATGCCAACTGTTCTTTGA